The genomic window cctgTGACAGCGCATGAACCCTCCACCCCCTAGAGAActtgcaattccctggcccccaacacctcattttcaccatgtgCGCCCAGTTCCTATACagctgtattccacatgcagatggctttaaggccctccgcttcttcctatcgcgcaggcccgaccagtccccctccactgacaccctcatcagcctcgctgaactcgtcctcaccctcaacaaattctcgtttgattcctcccacttcctacacaccaaggtggtggccatgggcacccttATGGGCCCCacctatgcctgtctctttgtaggtcacgtggaacagtacCTCTTCCACATCTACACATGcttcaaaccccacctcttcctccgttacattaatgactgtatcagcgccgcctcttgctccccagaggagcccAAACGGTTCAagcacttcaccaaaaccttccacaccagcctcaagttcacctgggccatctgcaacacatccctcaacttcctggacttctcactctaaatctcaggcaaccagcttgtaacaccgtaaatgatgtccatttcaagccaccgacttccacagctacctagaatacacctcctcccacctaccatcctgcaaaaattccatcccctattcccaattcttcctcctctgccgcatctgctcccaggataaggcattgcACTCCCaacgtcccagatgtccatgttcttcaaggaccgcaacttttcccccacagtggtcgagaacgcccttgaccgcatctcccgcatttccgacaaacgtccctcacacccggctcccgccacaaccgcccaaagagaatcccccttgttctcacacaccaccccaccatcctccggatacaacgcatcatcctctgactcttccgccatctacaacccgaccccaccacccatgacatttttcGATCCACACCctggtctgccttccggaaagaacactctctccgtgactcactttttcgctccacactgccctccaaccccaccacactcagcaccttcctctgaaaccgcaggaagtaatacatttgtccccacacctcctccctcaccctcattccaggccccaaaatgattttccacatgaagcagaggttcacctgcacatctgccaatgtggtatactgtatccattgtacccggtgtggcttcctctgcactggggaaaccaaacggaggcttggggaccactttgcagaacacctccactcggttcgcaatgaacaactgcaccttccagtggtgaaccattttaactcttccTCCCATTcgttacatgacatgtccatcatgggcctcctgcagtgccacaatgatgccacccgaaggttgcaggaacagcaactcatattccacttgcgAACCCCGCaccccaatgttatcaatgtggacttcaccagcttcaaaatcttcccttcccccactgcatcacacaaccagcccagcctgtctctgcctccctaacctgttcttcctctcacccatcccttctcccgcctcaagccgcccctccatttcctacctgctaacgtcatcccaactccttgacctgtccgtcttccctggactgaccaatcccctccctacctcgccacctatagtctcctctccatctatcttcttttctctccatctttggtccgcctccccctctctccctatttattccagaaccctcaacctatcccattctctgatgaagggtctaggcccgaaacgtcagcttttgtgctcctgagaaagACATTAGACAATacgtgctggagtaggccattcagcccttcgagccaatAACgacatgctgcttgacctgctgtgttcatccagcttcacactttattatcttagattctccagcatctgcagtgcccattatctaTGAATCAGTGCTAAGACAGTGGgcctttctctttccctctctctcctctctcttcttccttctctatgtctctttttctctttctttctcaccctcttCGTTCCTCTCCAACCATCTTACCCCTTACCCACTCTCTCACCACCTCTCCCCTttcttcctccccctccctctccatatttctctctctcgctctctgtctccctctttctctcttccttcgACTCTAGCTCACCATTCGGGAAGCTCGTGTTTGATGTGATTGTGTTTGAACGCCACCTCCCTGCCGGAAAGAAGGTGATACATCTAAAATGAGAAGTAAATGGAGACGATGAACAAAaacagcgaacattagaagatatcGAGTGTCAGTGAACAGCTAATTCTTGAGAACGTGATGCTTGAGAGCcttgtccacttcccttccatcacttcacttaACATTGGGAGACTACTGATTGGATACCAATTAACTCAACTGGGTTTCTTTCTGCCTTTTGCACTCCGGACATTGCTGGGTAATTGCCCACATTTCTGGGTAGATGTCGGTGCTGTAGATATACTGGCACAGATTGGCTCGTGTCCATGCCAGTTCTGGAACATgacccttcagtgttattgctgcAAGGTTGGCATGGCCTACGGCTTTGGTAATATCCAATTCCTTCAGCCGTTTcctgatattacatggagtgagtcaaattaGTTGAAGATTGACATCTGTGACATTGATGTTCTCAGGGAGAGGCCACAATAAGAAGACACAAAGACGCCAGTGTGATCTGTCTGGACTGCacaaaaaacaaaacttttcactgaatCTCGGTACAGGTGACAggaataaatcaaacaaaatcaaactGATCACTCAAAACTTCTTGTTGAGGATGGAAACAAACTTGGCCTTGGAAAGAAACGTGGCTTTGTCTGTGGAATAAtgtcctgtgttccctcagcattgagtctgggaatatttatggagctCCTTTGTCCTGTTATGGCTCTAATTGCCCACTTCCATTCATAGCTCCCCTCAGCAGGAATACACAGCTCAGACCTAATCTGCTGATGGTGGTCTCTTTGCTGTGTCAGTCACAAGCAGCTTTCACTGTCTGTCCTTCAGTTACTCCTATGTTTAATACCCCTAGATTGACACACTCAGTCTTTGCCCATGGCAATGGCATGTGGGCCCACACCGAGATGTTTCCCACAGACGTGTCCATTGTTCCCAACCCACACAGGGatgcccttcagccccaccacaaaACAGTTCCCCTGAAAAATGCCAGGGATCCTCCACCCACTTTTCCCCCTCCCACTGATCTGCTGCAACACCACTACACTAATCCTCGAACAACAGGCGTGGCCTTCACCAATACGATGGTCTCTAGCACCATCTTATTCCCCAACCCACACTGTTCCCCCAGCAATAGGAGGTGACAGAGGATTACATTAAGTGAGCCACGGAGGCAGTCAAaagttgagagagagggaggttggGTAGGGAAGAAAAATGTCTGAGAGTGGGTCTGTGAAAAAAGAGGGAAGTAAAatgaatgaggagagagagggacatgatgagatTCGGAGGGAGATATGGAGGGAGATGTAACGGGGAGAGAGATGAATTCTGTCGCGGCCGGGTCAGAATGGGTGACCCACAGGTGAAAGCAAAGACAGAGTGAGTTGCACCCAAATCCTGAGCTTGTCCCCAGCCCGCTCCACTTTCCTGGATACAGGGCCTGGTGCcgggtctgtctctctccacctcagcttcttcaacacaaaggcAAACGGCAATATAGTTTTATGTGCTGCTTGGCAcattttaatgaacgttaatttcatattgaagttatggatgcagtcagagGAACAGTGCCTTTTCTATTTGGCCTAGGAGTTGAAAggaacattgacatgtttccctgtaaccccgtgtgggataaggttggataaaccatcACTATCCTCAGTCTGCTACCCTAACGataggctgcttcattgctgaaacattgaactgaaatgagaaaatcttGGATGGATtcattaatgagtgaatttgattgatggatgaatttgggtaaagggatatttcagcacattcttcagctgctgcctgaacttagtctgggttacggcataaatcgcggtgtttgtgcagcaactgaggagctgcagcatgaagcccaattcccgtACAAATTCATTTAGATACACCGACTGGTACCCAAAATTATACATTCGGctccatatagaatacaccattaacgttgTCCATaaaaggatgaaattggccgaaatcacaaacagtaaaatgatggatttttttcgatttctcatttctgtgtcatcCTGACCAttcccattggtgtgagcccggagtctcctgcgggctctgctggtcactaaaatgtgtcggACGGTGAacacattgagcagcagaatcaggagaaatggtaGAGCCGGGGTCAGAATGttgtggaggaactcgattgtgatccAGACATGAGAGACATAAACATCAATTGttccatcacaaaaccaggggacattCTGCAGCGAATACCaacctgtgagcataaaataccagaaagtgttctttaaacagctcagcacagtcgcTGTTCCCAGAACTACAGtggccgttttctcactgcaatatttacttttcagcttctggcaacaaatggccacaaatcgatcaaaggtgaaactgacggtgaaccagacagaacagtcagtggctgcataaagcaggacggcgtggatattacacacggggatgtacaccaggaaataaaactgttcccaataaacaatgggaatgtgtctcaaagtcagatcgaggataatgaccagtaaaTCTCCCactgccatggccaccaggtaaattctgacacatggagacaacccacaatctttataaagcaggacgtagatcgtcactacgttagctgtgaggaaagaaaacaaataaaatacacatcagcctggaggcaaagttatcagtttgattgaggacccagtgacaatttcaaatgtatcacttctCCATtgaaaaaagaagctgaaataacaaatagtaatgtctctttttttcacaaaaaaaccccataaaatacaagaaactctccctccctaaagacacaaatacacattcaTAAGAGTAGCTGGTTTCTGGAACATTCACACACAATCGATCGGTCAAGGGCAGGAAGAGGTTACTTCTTTGCAGTTTAGGATACAGTgggtgaagacgttgccttcctgaaggattcacTCCCAGTTTCTGGAAGACACacagagtttggaaatttctgtcttttcatctaaattgtggtcaattttcggttgtgaagaaacatgaacacagggaaaatatatccatccctttaactgcctgaaacagtgtctccttctccatGGAACGGGAGGTTTTCCCTCgtgatcttatcttttgttcaatccaaccattcacaaataattttggtgacagaatgttccagggaaagtcAGTGACGGAATGTTTCGgagaatgtcggttacagaacgttccagggaatgtcggttatagaatgtgatggagtcagaaAGTTCCACATAACaaaggccattctgtccatcagttttggtgagacacACTCAGCCTCGTGGTGGAAATCTCTCCGCAAagtcaacacaactggcaaacacaaattaaaggcattgccagatcagctgaagtggtcagttatctcacatgcTCAAtgcacctcacagaaccagcccagacgccacaaacccagatgaaatatctgttcagaaTGGAGCACTGtacagaccaggctagtgtcctgctcaatacaacccagcaatctgtccagagtgggacactgtgcagacctctccagccaaatagatatcagtccagcacagggagctgtgcagaccacaccagtgcattgatctataaacccggaccaggtatctctccagcatggggggctgtgaagtgatcaccactgaactgatctgtaaacgcAGAACAGTTACCCTCCCTGCGAGTAGATcggtacagaccaccccagtgcagtgctcggtaatgctgtgttaaatcactgcccagcctggggaaacttgcagcccatgctggaagtgacaggatatggggctcccatccatttacagctccatatctccaatgtgccatgacaaggggtgccatgggtgtgtaAATCAGTGCCAGAGAGGGATGGTAGGGAATCAGTTTAAACACAAACAAATAGGATGGATTGGATATATAGACAGGaagggggagatagagagacaatGTCATGCAAGGATATGTTCAcatgttttagaatgctgacatgtagacttTTTGATGTAATCTTCCAACATGGGTCAGTATTTCAGGAATGATGCTTGTGTGGGATATTGCTCTGAGTTCAATCGATGGAAAGTTTTGCATtcacatttgttctgcatttgtgactgagactgTGGTGAGcgcagtctttggctcattgggcacaatctaacaataatttttctcagtgacattttaattgagtgtgacagagggatcgTCTGTTTTagccgagctagttttctgatgctatcttatcaaacacccctcattaactacctaccccagaacatgccattcctctcattcaatgccggcctgattctcccacccatcatgattggtaatagttcccatcgcctggatggcacgggtattccatgatccctggcaccggtgccatatttaaaaggccaatgggcacacatttgaaatTTCTCAGATTGGATCCAGCCTGCTCGGTTTACCCCAATCCTGGCAGATAAGGgacaattgcaccaagatttatcgTAAAGGATATGGAGGTTCAAGTGGGTGGACTTGTaaaaaggaggaccattcttttagcagaggaggaccattcttttagcagacgaaaccacaccaccagacccatcaagcatggcctgagctcaccacccagctcagtggcctctgaaacttttcaaagattgTTCCCCGAACACTgccctgtgatgaaggcattacgTTGTGGAGGATTAACACTTCAGGCGTGAGAACAAGAAATGCACTTGACTGTATGAGATCTTGAGGAGACTGTAAATGGCGCATATCAgatggatatttcctcttgtttgGGAGAATagaactggggaaataattttaaaaataaaacaggttctgagaaaggttcacttgaccggaaacattaattctaatttctcttcatagatgctgccacgctgctgagcttttccagtaatttctgtatttctttaggaataaTACAAATGCATTTTAACACAGACATTGTGAAGAAATTGAACATGTTATTA from Stegostoma tigrinum isolate sSteTig4 chromosome 10, sSteTig4.hap1, whole genome shotgun sequence includes these protein-coding regions:
- the LOC132210102 gene encoding probable G-protein coupled receptor 139 yields the protein MGQNLRTIDVNVTTMYQNLRGIDWNVPTMNRSLSDGLYWLPIDWLPLALWIEAVLMVIQAGYYPILSFVGVPANVVTIYVLLYKDCGLSPCVRIYLVAMAVGDLLVIILDLTLRHIPIVYWEQFYFLVYIPVCNIHAVLLYAATDCSVWFTVSFTFDRFVAICCQKLKSKYCSEKTATVVLGTATVLSCLKNTFWYFMLTGWYSLQNVPWFCDGTIDVYVSHVWITIEFLHNILTPALPFLLILLLNVFTVRHILVTSRARRRLRAHTNGNGQDDTEMRNRKKSIILLFVISANFILLWTTLMVYSIWSRMYNFGYQSVYLNEFVRELGFMLQLLSCCTNTAIYAVTQTKFRQQLKNVLKYPFTQIHPSIKFTH